A genomic window from Brassica oleracea var. oleracea cultivar TO1000 chromosome C8, BOL, whole genome shotgun sequence includes:
- the LOC106311342 gene encoding RNA-binding protein CP29B, chloroplastic-like — MTTLLPQSFPSDLKLFVGNLPFNVDSAQVAQLFESAGNVEMAEVIYDKVTGRSRGFGFVTMSSASEVATGRSRGFGAGEFIWGAREGC; from the exons ATGACGACGCTCCTCCCCCAATCCTTCCCTTCTGATCTCAAGCTTTTCGTCGGTAACCTTCCCTTCAACGTTGACAGTGCTCAGGTCGCTCAGCTCTTCGAGAGCGCCGGAAACGTCGAGATGGCTGAG GTAATCTATGACAAGGTGACAGGGAGAAGCAGAGGTTTTGGGTTTGTGACTATGTCTTCAGCCTCTGAAGTAGCAACAGGGAGAAGCAGAGGTTTTGGCGCTGGAGAGTTTATTTGGGGAGCAAGGGAAGGTTGTTGA